The following proteins are co-located in the Pan troglodytes isolate AG18354 chromosome 5, NHGRI_mPanTro3-v2.0_pri, whole genome shotgun sequence genome:
- the LOC129144339 gene encoding uncharacterized protein LOC129144339 gives MQNPVHTESCAQSILCMWHPVYVVSFACGILCMQHPVRVASCACGILCMRHPVHAAPCACGILCMRHPVHEASCACGTLCMRHPVHAAPCAGGILCRRHPVYAVSFACGILCMRHTVHAASCACGILCMRHPVYVASCACGILCMWHPVHAACCSCPILCTWHPVHAPPCAYMQGCRIEGVGVGQLRKAVRQQAALLAVSGTCSSYLLVYMTQRPKLPILPSSSGCLVVTFLFAPTSCSTGSSAAIVVRRLCGSSLQSTPLP, from the coding sequence ATGCAGAATCCTGTTCACACAGAATCCTGTGCACAAAGCATCCTGTGCATGTGGCATCCTGTGTATGTGGTATCCTTTGCATGCGGCATCCTGTGCATGCAGCATCCTGTGCGTGTGGCATCCTGTGCATGCGGCATCCTGTGCATGCGGCACCCTGTGCATGCGGCACCCTGTGCATGCGGCATCCTGTGCATGCGGCACCCTGTGCATGAGGCATCCTGTGCATGCGGCACCCTGTGCATGCGGCATCCTGTGCATGCGGCACCCTGTGCAGGCGGCATCCTGTGCAGGCGGCATCCTGTGTATGCAGTATCCTTTGCATGCGGCATCCTGTGCATGCGGCATACTGTGCATGCGGCATCCTGTGCATGCGGCATCCTGTGCATGCGGCATCCTGTGTATGTGGCATCCTGTGCATGCGGCATCCTGTGTATGTGGCATCCTGTGCATGCGGCATGCTGTTCATGCCCCATCCTGTGCACATGGCATCCTGTGCATGCTCCACCTTGTGCATACATGCAGGGGTGCAGGATAGAAGGGGTGGGTGTAGGCCAGTTGCGCAAAGCTGTCAGGCAGCAAGCAGCCCTCCTTGCTGTGTCTGGGACTTGCTCTAGCTATCTCCTTGTCTACATGACCCAGAGGCCAAAACTGCCTATTTTGCCAAGTTCCTCTGGCTGCCTGGTGGTGACTTTCCTGTTTGCTCCCACCTCATGCAGTACAGGGAGCTCAGCGGCCATTGTTGTCAGAAGGCTTTGTGGTAGCAGCCTCCAGTCTACCCCTTTGCCTTAA